The Deltaproteobacteria bacterium region TTCGATCCGATGTAAATCTCCGGCGCAACTTGGAGGAAATCGAATCGCGTCCAATCGTGCCGCTCGCGACGGAGTCGTCGGAAGAGGAGAATATCGATGGTCCATGACGTCGCCGTCGTCGGAGGGGGCCCCGCGGGAGCGACCGCTGCACTGTTCACTGCCAAGGCGGGGAAGAAGACGCTTCTCATCGATGCCGACAAGGGAATGACCCGCCGCGCGATGGTCTACAACTTCTATGGCGTGCCGGAGATTCGAGGCCCCGATCTGGTGGACACCGGGCATCGGCAGGCGGCGCATTTCGGCGCCGAGCTGATCAAGGGGGCCGTGACCGACGTGAAAAAGACGGAAGACGGCTTCAGGCTGGTGACCGAGCAGGGCGACTTCCATGCCCGGTACGTAATCCTCGCCACCGGCGCCACGGCCGATCTGGCCACAAAGATCGGCCTCGAGAGCAGACCTGCGACCGAGCCGCGCATCAAGACCGTCCTGGTTGTCGACCCCGCGGGGCGGACGAACGTCCCGGGGATCTGGGCGGCAGGAACCGTGGCCGGGGTGAGCGTTCATGTGGCCGTGACGGCCGGCGACGGCGCCCGGGTGGCCATCAATGTGATCAGCGAGATCAACGGCGTCCGTTGGGTCGATCACGATGTACTGAAGCCCTGACCCGCTCAGGCCAACTACACCTTCCTCAAACACGCGAGCCGCGAACCATGAACAAGCCGGGAACGATGAAGGCCGTCCAGCTCGACGCGCCTGGCCCGCCCGCGGCGTTGCACCTGCGCGACCTGCCCATACCTCAACCGAGTGCGGGATGGGTCCGCATCCGCGTGGAGGCCTTCGGACTGAACCGCTCCGAGCTCCACCTGCGCCTGGGACTCGCGGAAGGCGTCACCCTCCCCCGCGTACCGGGCATCGAATGCGCCGGCGTCGTCGATGCCGCTCCGGGCACCTCGTTCCGCCCCGGCCA contains the following coding sequences:
- a CDS encoding FAD-dependent oxidoreductase, which translates into the protein MVHDVAVVGGGPAGATAALFTAKAGKKTLLIDADKGMTRRAMVYNFYGVPEIRGPDLVDTGHRQAAHFGAELIKGAVTDVKKTEDGFRLVTEQGDFHARYVILATGATADLATKIGLESRPATEPRIKTVLVVDPAGRTNVPGIWAAGTVAGVSVHVAVTAGDGARVAINVISEINGVRWVDHDVLKP